In one Deltaproteobacteria bacterium GWC2_65_14 genomic region, the following are encoded:
- a CDS encoding signal recognition particle-docking protein FtsY, with product MAQQNDTPRGSFSARLREGLAKTRELLFMNVEAIARGIGPVDAKVLEALEEALILADAGAELASEYTEALRTKWRRGELPDTEALRAELRRMVAATLAPRMVPLEVREPYPFVVLVVGVNGVGKTTTIGKIGRYFREQGHPVLLAAADTFRAAAIGQLKVWAERAGADIVHHKEGSDSSAVAFDAVRAARSRGAHAVLIDTAGRLHTKAHLMEEMRKVARVVGKEMPGAPHEVLLVLDATAGRNAIAQVKTFREYTGVTGLVLTKLDGTAKGGVVLSVTRETDAPIRFIGVGESMDDLRPFDATGFAEALF from the coding sequence ATGGCCCAGCAGAACGACACTCCGCGCGGCTCGTTCTCGGCGAGGCTCCGGGAGGGGCTGGCCAAGACGCGCGAGCTGCTCTTCATGAACGTGGAGGCGATCGCGCGGGGGATCGGCCCGGTGGACGCGAAGGTGCTGGAGGCGCTGGAGGAGGCGCTGATCCTGGCCGACGCGGGGGCGGAGCTTGCCTCGGAGTACACGGAGGCGCTCCGGACGAAGTGGCGCCGGGGGGAGCTGCCCGACACCGAGGCGCTCCGGGCCGAGCTGCGGAGGATGGTCGCGGCGACCCTGGCCCCGCGGATGGTTCCCCTGGAAGTGCGGGAGCCCTACCCGTTCGTGGTCCTGGTGGTGGGGGTGAACGGGGTCGGGAAGACGACCACGATCGGCAAGATCGGTCGCTACTTCCGGGAGCAGGGACACCCGGTGCTCCTGGCCGCCGCAGACACCTTCCGGGCGGCCGCCATCGGGCAGCTGAAGGTGTGGGCGGAGCGCGCCGGCGCGGACATCGTGCACCACAAGGAGGGCTCCGACTCCTCCGCCGTCGCCTTCGACGCCGTCCGGGCTGCGCGGTCGCGCGGGGCGCACGCGGTGCTCATCGACACCGCCGGCCGCCTCCACACCAAGGCGCACCTGATGGAGGAGATGCGGAAGGTGGCGCGCGTCGTCGGGAAGGAGATGCCGGGGGCTCCCCACGAGGTGCTGCTGGTGCTCGACGCGACCGCCGGCCGGAACGCGATCGCCCAGGTGAAGACCTTCCGGGAGTACACGGGGGTCACCGGGCTCGTCCTGACGAAGCTGGACGGAACCGCCAAAGGAGGAGTCGTCCTGTCGGTCACGCGGGAAACCGACGCGCCCATCCGGTTCATCGGGGTGGGGGAATCGATGGACGACCTGCGCCCCTTCGATGCCACCGGCTTCGCCGAAGCCCTGTTCTAG